A portion of the Limosilactobacillus reuteri genome contains these proteins:
- a CDS encoding UDP-N-acetylmuramoyl-L-alanyl-D-glutamate--2,6-diaminopimelate ligase: MELHITPALALLREHHLLDHVSNLTDFTATSVSYDSRKVKSGTLFFCKGNFLPKYLASAKEKGAIAYVAEKEYPEGEGLPAIIVNDEQKAMSLLGAAFYGYPQNDLFIIAITGTKGKTTTAYFADHILAQSTDNHIALFSTLDRILGNKPEDKFKSDLTTPESLDLFHDMRAAVDNGMTHLVMEVSSQAYKKNRIYGLKYDVGIFLNISPDHIGRNEHPTFADYLHCKEQLLVNSAKCLINAETEKFTDVYYTAKATTQPEDIFLFARRGANIELPDNAQIDFEYRNDLEDLHESEFELTALTEKAKQLNLDGRYKTSVPGDYNEGNAVAAIIASGLAGASANDAVETLNHVHIRGRMEMINSNTHGTIYVDYAHNYASLKRLLAFLKRQTNAGKVTVVLGATGDKGISRRPGFGKALTEEQPDEVILTTDDPGFEDPMTIAREIDSYIDHDKVKHIQFEMDRETAIKKAIDGSENDDIVVLAGKGEDPYQKINGKDVPYPTDVKIARDYINELER, from the coding sequence ATGGAATTGCATATTACACCTGCTTTAGCATTATTGCGCGAGCACCATTTATTGGATCATGTTAGTAATTTGACTGATTTTACCGCAACTAGCGTGTCCTATGATTCACGGAAGGTAAAATCAGGAACTTTATTCTTTTGTAAAGGAAATTTTTTGCCTAAATACCTAGCATCCGCTAAAGAAAAAGGTGCGATTGCGTATGTGGCTGAAAAGGAATATCCAGAGGGCGAAGGGTTGCCAGCTATTATCGTGAACGATGAACAAAAAGCGATGTCTTTATTGGGGGCAGCATTTTATGGCTATCCGCAAAATGATTTGTTCATTATTGCGATTACAGGAACAAAAGGCAAAACAACAACGGCTTATTTTGCTGACCATATTCTAGCCCAAAGTACAGATAATCATATTGCCCTTTTTTCAACGCTTGATCGGATTTTAGGCAATAAGCCGGAAGATAAATTTAAATCTGATTTGACTACTCCTGAATCCTTAGACCTTTTCCATGATATGCGCGCTGCCGTTGATAACGGGATGACGCACTTAGTAATGGAAGTATCATCGCAAGCATACAAGAAAAACCGGATTTATGGTTTAAAGTATGATGTTGGAATTTTCTTAAACATTTCGCCAGACCATATCGGACGAAATGAGCACCCAACTTTTGCTGATTATCTTCACTGTAAGGAACAATTATTAGTAAATTCTGCTAAATGCTTAATCAATGCGGAAACTGAAAAGTTTACTGATGTTTATTACACTGCTAAGGCAACCACACAACCAGAAGACATTTTCTTGTTTGCACGGCGGGGAGCAAACATCGAATTACCTGACAATGCCCAAATAGATTTTGAATATCGAAATGATTTAGAAGATCTTCATGAAAGTGAATTTGAGTTGACCGCCTTAACTGAGAAAGCAAAGCAATTGAACTTAGATGGCCGTTATAAAACGAGTGTCCCTGGAGATTATAATGAAGGAAATGCGGTCGCTGCAATCATTGCTAGTGGATTAGCTGGGGCGAGTGCTAACGATGCCGTAGAAACATTAAATCATGTTCACATCCGTGGTCGAATGGAAATGATTAACAGTAATACTCATGGAACAATTTATGTTGATTATGCCCATAATTACGCTAGCTTGAAGCGACTCTTGGCATTCTTAAAACGACAAACTAATGCTGGTAAAGTAACAGTTGTCTTAGGAGCAACCGGTGATAAAGGCATTTCTCGCCGTCCAGGGTTTGGAAAAGCTTTAACTGAAGAACAACCAGATGAAGTGATTTTGACGACTGATGATCCAGGGTTTGAAGATCCGATGACTATTGCCCGGGAAATAGATTCTTATATTGATCATGATAAAGTAAAGCATATTCAATTTGAAATGGACCGCGAAACGGCGATCAAAAAGGCAATTGACGGTAGTGAAAATGATGATATTGTAGTCCTTGCAGGGAAGGGTGAAGATCCTTACCAGAAGATTAATGGTAAAGACGTCCCTTACCCAACGGATGTGAAGATTGCACGTGATTATATTAATGAACTAGAAAGATAA